ATGAAGGAAGCCATTCACCAGATCCTCACTGACGTCAGCGAGTCCTTCAGCATGATGATCGACACCGCCTTAGCCAACGAAATACAGgtacaattatttattactgcgcctttaattatttattatttattttattcttcattattataaaataaaatccatcaGAAGTTTCTTCAGATGGTGTTGAGATGAGCTCAGGTGAACGTAGGTTCAGATACACCTTCGTTCTTTGAGGCATTTCTTTGATTTCATAAGGagacagtgtttatatttaagttCTTTAGCACAGGGGAATTGAGCACGTCTAAGTGGGATATTAACGAGTGTTCCTTCTGCTCTGAACGTTGGTGAGCAGGTTCTGATCAGACAGGTGGAGGAATCAGACGACGTCTTCCTCATCGAGAACGCCATCAACAACCTGCTGTCTCTGACTCAGGACGGACCGCAGCTCTGCACCATCATCGCCAAGGTGAGGAGAACATACCAATTACACTGGGGTGAAAAAGTAATCACACCCCCCCACACTAAACCCCACAACATCTCCACTGGGTTCCAGTCTGTTTCTGTCGTTCAGATTCTGAAGCTAGtcgtagccggttcctcttcctctgctggagacccgaTGGTGTACTGAGGAGGGTatgttctcctgacacgccctccctccgaccccgtcttatccccccgtactttggtggatcaGCGCGTGAGGCCGGCCTCactcacagagagtcacaccttctgtacaggcacctcgggctactaaccagggtccttacacagcccacttcttagtcccgtcttttccaccccagcagactagtggctgattttgtgtgttgcaggcactagggggcgcccagccaaccggtcgcagagctgagattcaaaccgagCCGTTGAAATGGCTTTGTAGCTCCTTTTATAGAGTTACAGCTTATTATCTTAGTTCTCCTGGTGATGGCAgagtgttcctgtagaacctTTAAGGAAACTTTAAGCCGGGATGCCAGTTATGTTTGGTGTGGTTCTGGGTGATCGAGTAGCTGAgcgggcaattactttttctcgGCCGTGtataaacctgtgtgtgtgtgtgtgtgtgtgttggtgtgtgtgtgtgtgtgtgtgtgtgtgttggtgtgtgtgtgtgtgtgtgtgtttgtgtgtgtgtgtgtgtgtgtgtgtgtgcaggagggagcagtggtagctctgtTGAAGATCTGCAGGCAGGACTGTTTCAGTTCTCTTTACGCTCCTGCACTCAGAACCGTCGCCTCCATTTGCTGTGTGGAGGAAGGAATCACCCAGCTGGAgaaggtgcacacacacacacacacacacacacacacacactcatgaaccaaaacattaggaccacccacctaACATGCTGCTAGAGCACCCTGACCCACTGAGACCTGGACTTCACAAAATATCTGAAggttcctgtggtatctggtaccaggctGTAGCCATgaatattgggggggggggggggggagatcTACCTGGAGGGGGGGTCCGTGCCATCCTGAAACATTCAGCGCTGAGGGATCTGAACTTTACACAAAGCTGGcaagatgaatgtgtgtgtttatgtgaggaGCAgtgtagtaatcagaaggtcgctggttcaagccccaccactgcaaaagtagccactgttgggcccctaagcgaggcccttaaccctcatttgctcaaGTTGTGTTCAGTTGTAATTGTAAgtggttttggataaaagcgtccactaaatgctgcaaatgtaaatgtactgtataatgttTAATTCAGCATTTTTTAGTAGGTCGGGGGATTGGAGCATATCTaaatattggggggggggggggggcataataacaacaatcacaatatatattaaGGTAGACagaagaccccccccccccccatcccaatCTATACTGTAATTACAGGCTTGGTGTGACCTCTCGACCTCCTTCAGCTGCTTCACGTCTGTAATAAATCTcagattttattaataatttattttagagCCTCAGTAAAAATGTGCTGCTTCAGTTTTTCTCTCTACAGAAAGTTTAAGATCGGAGGAACCATCAGGAAGCGCCGTGGGTGTGGGAGTGGGTTGTTATTTCCTGTATAAAAGCGTGGGGATGAGAAACTGACAGGCGTCAAAAACTCTGAGTAAAAAACAgagtgattttttattttttattctcgGGAGGAAACGACAGAAACGCTGAGGAGCATCGAGCCTGAACATCACAAACTGCTGCTGGTGCTCACAGAGACCTGCTGGAATCCAGCGTCCATAAAAATACAGCTAAATTAATCCCTGCTGATCCCACACTAATCACCCAGCacatcaggtgtgtgtgtgtgtgtgtgtgtagggggggtaaatacttattcctttatttaatgtatttatttaatattgattTATTGGTGACGGTTCGGTGGGATGAATCCACACTTActgtagggccaaaagtatgtggacacctcaccaAGATGGTCGGACTTCATAATCAAAACCACAAGCTTTAGTTTGGACCTGCTCCCATTTACAGctttaacagtctccactctttttgtttatataaaatgttgaaGTGtaactgtggaaatttgtgcccatttagtcaaaatttCTTTATATAAATTATGTCATATAATGACATTTAatcagcttcacacacacacaaacacacacacatacacacacacacacaccgtgcgGTTCATATACTGAACCAAAGCTGGTGCAACAGCGACACCAAGTGGACAGAAAAATCTATGCAgccataataataatgtgtgtgtgtgtgtgtgtgtgtgtgtgtttttgtgtatgtgtgtgtgtgtgtgtgtgtgtgtgcaggtagaCGGCGTGCTGTGTTTAGCTGATATTCTAACAGATGAGAGCTGCTGTACTGAAGCGGCGAGAGCTGAAGCGGCGGCGGTTGTAGCTCAGATCACGTCTCCTCATCACACCACCACCCAACATCTCAGCAGCTTCATCGAGAGCATGCAGGACATCGTCTCCGCCCTCATCAGTACgttcacctcacacacacctcaactTCTCCTAGAATTCCTATAATTCTAATGTGAGATCATCCGTCCATGAGCTGAATCTGAGGGGTTCTGCAGCAGGACTGAGATACAGAACACACACGCACTGGAACCCAGTAGAGATTCTGTAACCTGAAACCAGAAAGCCTTCAtcaaaaagcttttttattgCTCGATTTTATTGGTCCAGACTCTGTGTGTTTTACaccaggttgtgtgtgtgtgtgtgtgtgtgtgttacagagctGTGTGAGACGGCGTCGTGTGGAGAGGTGTTCCTGTTAGCGTCGGCGGCGCTGGCTAACATCACCTTCTTCGATAGTTTAGCGTGTGAGATCCTGCTGCAGCTGAATGCCGTGCACATCCTCCTCTCGGCCTGCAGGGACCGCCAGAGAGTCGACACCCCCTACTCTAAAGACCAGGTACTGACCTGACCACGCCCTCGTCCACTACAGCGCCGATCATGTGACCAATTAAAGCAATAACAAGGCGGGGCAGTGTGGTGTAAGATCTACACAGTGTACGATGTGGtctaaagtatctggacacctgagcatgagcacTTTTGTATCTAAACCCGCTACCACTCTACTGAGgaagctttccacaaggttcatAAGAGTCTGTGTGTGAGGTCTGGCtggcaatcaacattccaattcatcccaaaggtgttaaatagggttcaggtcaggagttTTTCAGGTTCAGGCAGCCAATCAGAGTCGAGCTCAGCGACAGTTTAACGGTTTACGTGTTTAACGTTGTTGTTTGTTGCTCCCTCAGGTCGTCACCATTTTGGCGAACCTGTCGGTGTTGGAGCAGACCGCCCCGGAGGTCCTACAGGAGAACGGTGGGTAAACACTGACCTGTACACGCGTCCCTGATCAGTGCATGCTGGCTGTAGTTTCCATAAACcatcactgtgttttttttaatgaaggaATTGAGCGGTTGCTGGTGCTGCTGGGAGAGAAACCTTCCTCCTCCAGTCCATCAGAGGGCGCCGCGTGCGAGCGAGTTCAGCAGAAAGCCGCCGTCACGCTGGCGCGCCTGAGCCGAGACCCTGACGTCGCACAAGCCGCCATCGAGCTGCAGGGTCAGTAGAgttcattcattattttctcTTTGGTAGGGGGCGCTGTGGGACACCGGGGTCAAATTAGAGCAGCcaacccaccttctgcatgttcagAAAAGCCACAACTGTTTCCctcctgttttgtttttaaagctgtACCGCGTCTCATCCAGCTGTGCCGAACACCAGCCGAGAGGAACAGCAGCGACTCTGTACTGGTGGCCTGtctggtaagtgtgtgtgtgtgtgtgagggctaaaaacaacaaccttctgattaacaCATGAGAACCTAAAGCACTGAGCTTCATGTTTCTCTGTGTAGACACTAGATGTCAGTGTGGCAGCTGGAACCCGGTGGTTAGTGGGGAGTGTGaccctgcgtgtgtgtgtgtgtgtgtgtgtgtgtgtgtgtgtgtgtgtgtgtgtgtgtgtgtgttcctcagGCCGCTCTGAGGAGACTCGCAGCCGCCTGTCCGGATCTCATCGACCCGTCGGACCATCAGCAGCTGATCAAACCCAGACTGGTGGATTCGTTCCTGCTCTGCTCCAACATGGAGGAGAGTTTCGTCTGATACACCGCCGGACCCAGAACAAAGAACCTGAACCAGAACAAAGAACCTGAACCAGAACAAAGAACctgaaccagaaccagaacaaAGAACCAGAACATAAAAACTGAACCAGAACAAAGAACTGGACCAGAACctgaacaaaaataaacagaaccaCAACAAAGAGCCTAAACCAGAACTTGAATAAACAGAACCTGATCCAGAACCAAAAAACTTAACTTGAACCAGAACAAAGAACCAGAACCAGGACAAAAACTGAACCAGAAGCAGAAAAATGAACCAGAACCCGGTTAAACAAAAGAACTGAACCAAAACAGAAAACTGAACCAGATCATAACATCACCTTCTTCGATAGTTTAGCGTGTGAGATCCTGCTGCAGCTGAATGCCGTGCACATCCTCCTCTCGGCCTGCAGGGACCGCCAGAGAGTCGACACCCCCTACTCTAAAGACCAGGTACTGACCTGACCACGCCCTCAAAGAACTGAACCGGAACCAGAGACAGAATCAGACATTTAGGCAGAACCAGGTCCAAAACCTACACAAAAGGGAAGATGACACCTAGAACCTGAACCAgaaccaaaaacaaaacaccaaTCCGACTAAAACCAGAAATAAAACAAGGCCGTGACTAGAACCTGAAGTGGACCAGGAACCAAAACTATAAAAAAGATCCAGAATATAAAACCGGAACCAGTGATCAGATCAGGGTCCAAAACTGGAACAGTAAGCAAAATAAAATCCAACAGAACCGGAACCAGTCCGAGAAGCACAAACACTAACAGGAACTTCAGATACAGTACACaaaagaaccagaaccagaaccgGGTCGGTGTATCAGTGGAACCACGACAAACTCTTGTTTAATCAGAAGAGAAAATATGGGACATCAAACACGCTCTCCATCAggcgtctaaatacttttggtcatataataatataataataatataatgcatTTCTAACGTTACaggattcatttttattatcacATGATTTTAATTCTGACACAAAATTACTGCAGAGTTACAGAGGAATGTAAAGAATTTTATTAAGAGCTGATTTTAATGTAAAGATTATAATATAAACACCGTGCTTTCATCTCTTTCATCTCTTTCATCTCTTTAATCTCTTTGATGTTTTAGGATGATGAGAAGAATTTTTTAGGTTAAAATCTTTTTTAAAGTTGATTTAATTGCAGTTCAGTATGAAATGTGTAGAAATAATCAGAATTAATTcataaattcagtttatttgaatATTTTACACAGATGTTTGATCTTTGATCTGTTTAGTATTAAATTCCTGttgtaataaaagtaaataaagtgaTTTTATAAAGAATCTGAGCTCTGATTTGGCATTTTTGTACATCAGGAATATAAAAGTAGTTTTTGTTGTATTCGGGTGTTTAGATGGTGCAGCAacacttctctgtgcccatataagcAGGGCTAGTCCAACTGCAGCGATTAGATTTAACCACAAGTGTCACCATGGGGAAGTTACCGGAGCTTTGAGAGTCACAAAAAGCTGTGATGTCACTTCCTGTTGAGCTGTTGTTTTTAGCATGACTGAGGAGTAAGAGGAACCTTTCATGCATTAATTAGCATTTATTAGCGGGTCATCAGCAGGTACATCGATTCATTATCTCAACACCTCCACAAACTCCTCATCAGGTTGTATCATTTATCACAAGATAAGTGTAGCATTAACTGgattaagctaagctaagctagcAGGCACTTCTGACACAGCAGTGACCCGaatcatacagccaaaacaacactgaaatGGTTTTGAGGCAGGTCCCTGAGCCTAAATCGGGACTTAATCCCAAACAAAGGCCCGTGGAGAGCCTGAAGACGGCGGGTCTGTCTGAGCTTTAGAGGATCTGCCATTACAAACGGGATAAACCGCCTCAATCCAGAATTTACATCTTCAAATAGTGTCACTGCTGCAGACGCTGGTGATGTTTTATGTTATTCTGGGTGATTGAGTGTAAATTAATattgaaaatgcaaattataTCTATTCAACATCAAACCCACATCACAATAAGAGAGCAAAACATCAAGGGGTCTGAAAATGTTCCAATTCCACTTTATACAGGACTTTatgtaatgaattaatgaagCGGCATCTGTAAATATTCCTCCTTCTTCTGAAAGTAATAACAGAACCGAGCTGCTGCGTacctgaaaatataaatatatatatgtacaccgatcagtcataacattataaccacctccttgtttctacactcactgtccattttatcagctccacttaccatatagaagcactttgtagttctacaattactgactgtagtccatctgtttctctacatgctttgttaccccttttcatgttgttcttcaatggtcaggacccccacaggacccccacagagcaggtattatttagatggtggatgattctcagcactgcagtgacactgacatggtggtggtgtgttagtgtgtgttgtgctggtatgagtggatcagacacagcagcgctgctggagtttttaaacaccgtgtccactcactgtccactctattagacactcctacctagtcggtccaccttgtagatgtaaagtcagagacgatcgctcatctattgctgctgtttgagtcgctcatcttctagaccttcatcagtggtcacaggacgctgcccacggggtgctgtcggctggatgtttttggttggtggacgattctcagcccagcagtgacagtgaggtgtttaaaaactccagcagcaccgctgtgtctgatccactcatactagcacaacacacaataacacaccaccaccatgtcagtgtcactgcagtgctgagaatcatccagcacctaaataatacctgctctgttgtggtcctgtgggggtcctgaccattgaagaacagcatgaaagggggtaacaaagcatgtagagaaacagatggactacagtcagtaattgtagaactacaaagtgcttctatatggtaagtggagctgataaaatggacagtgagtgtagaaacaaggaggtggttttaatgttatgtctgatcagtgtaaataaagtTTTACACACGGTGTgctgaatattttattttatattaaattggtgtttttatttaaacaaacacagaTCGACTCACCGCAGGAAATCGAAGTCGATGGTGGAATATTTGGCCTGTAGCAGAGCCCACAGACCCCAGGAGAGATGCCCCGCCTGCACACAGACACCATCACAGACGATAAATACCCACAGTCGCCACACATTCCCATTTTACTCAACACTGAAATCAAAGCTGCCCCAGCACCGCCCCTGTAAGCTCCTCACCAGAGAGAATTTACAGACTTCCACGTAGAGCCGCTGAACCTCCCCCTGGGACACGCCGGAGTCCCTCGTCCCGCCGTTGACCTTCAGACTCCTCAGGTAATGAGTTAACCAGTCGATCTGCAGCTCGGGACTCGggtacagactgtagtccacgTTATTCACACCTTCAGAGAAGATAAACCATAAACCCTCAGATCATCCGTCCATCAGCGCGTTAATAACCACGGCGGGGTTCTCTCCTTACCTGCGTACTCGTTAAAATGGTTCCCGATGTCGTAAGCTTGGTAATTAAAGTCAGCGTACTCGTAATCGATGAATTTCACAACATCTAAAGTGGACAGAAACACACGGGATTAATATTAATAACGTCTAACATTGTCCACACCTCAGAGGAACATCTGTACCTACTGtcgtttattttacatttaggttacggtgtgtgtgtgtgtgtgtggggggggggggtcacctGATTTCTTGAGATTATTTGGGGTGGATTAAAGTGGATTGGCGGTTTGCGGGGGGTGGAAGGTTGGGTTACATAATTTCTAGGCTGTTGTTGCTGGTTCTTTGTTCTTCTTGGATTGCTTGGCTTGGGTTTTGGGCAGGTGGGGTTGGGGGTTGAACTGGTTTGCATCTGTTGTTGACACTGAGTTTTGGGCTTGTTTCTGGCTGGTGAGGTTTTAGGGTTGGCATGGGGACTACTGTTGGGTCTAATTTCTAATTTTAAGGTTAGGGTTTGGTATGTTGGGTTTTTGGGGTTGGTTTTAGGGAtgttttttggttttatttgggTCGGGTTTTGGGGTGGTGTTGGGGCTAGTTTGGGGGAGGTGTTGGGGCTGGTGTTGGGCTGGTGTTGGGCTGGTTTTGGGGTGGTGTTGGGGCTGGTTTGGGGCAGGTGTTGGGGCTGGTGTTGGGCTGGTTTTGGGGGTGGTATGTGGGCTGCTGTGGGCTGAACTCTGGGGTTGGTTGATGGGCTAATATGTGAGCTGCTGTTGGATCTGGTTTGAGGGTGTTTTTGGGGTTGGTATGTGGAGTGGCGTTAGGGCAGGGTTTGGGGTGGTTTTGAGGTTGGTTTTGGGATGGTGTTGGGGTTGGTTTGGTGGCTAGTTTGGGGCTGATTTTGGGATGGTATGTGAAATGTTTTGGGGTGGTGTTAGGGTtggttttggggctgttttgcgGCTTGTATGTGGGCTGGTTTTTGGGTGGTTTTGGGGCTGTGTTTAGGGCTTGTATGTGGGCTGGTTTTTGGGTGGTTTTAGGGCTGTTTGTGGGGTGGTGTTGGGGCTGGTGTTAGGTCTGGTTTGGGGGTGGTATGTGGGCTGGTTTTGGGACTGGTGGGGTTGATTAATGGGCTGATATGTAGACTGGTGTTGGGGCTGGTTTTGGGGTGGTGTTGGGGCTGATATGAAGGTGTTGGTTGATATTGTGACTGTTCTGCACTGTGGTTGCTCTGTAATGCACCATCAGTACCAGTGAGAAGACCTTCAGTGATGTGATGAATAACTGATCTTCACCTTCGTCCTGGTTGTAGATGATGTTCTTGGTGAGCAGGTCGTTGTGACAGAGCACTGTTGGAGATCCGACGTCTGTTAGATGTTTCCTCAGATCCTCCACCTCACTGGATAAAACCTCCAGACTGGGGATCTGGGAGCTAAGTGAGAGGAGCTGGTCATGATCACGTCTGTACTGAGCACAATATTTGTTCAGTAAAAGtaaagtatatatttttatttgattactcTCTCTGCAGAAGCTCTTGGATGTTCTCGCAGCTCCTCAGCAGGTTGATGTAGTTTGTTAGTTTGGACCACAGGACGGGTTCCACAGACGAGCTCGACTCGGGTTTGATCGAGTGAATTCTGCCCAATTCTGATGCCACCAGCCTGAAACACACCAAATATAAACATGTGTATTTTAATGACACAGTGATGCAGTAGCTGGCGCTGTctcctcagagcaagaaggtcctgagttcgattcccaggtggagcagttctgGGTTCTTTCCTGCATTTGATTTTGGGGCTGGTTAGAGGGTGTTTTGGGCTGGTATGTAAACTGGTTTTAGGGTGGTATGTGAactggtttggggctgcttttgGGGTTGGTTTTAGGGGTGGTGTTGGGGCTGGTGTTGGGGTGGTTTTAGGGGTGGTGTTGGGGGTGGTTTTAGGGGTGGTGTTGGGGCTGGTGTTGGGGCTGGTGTTGGGGTGGTGTTGGGGTGGTTTTAGGGGTGGTGTTGGGGGTGGTTTTCGGGCTGGTTTTGGGATGGTGTTGGGGCTGGTGTTGGGGCTGGTTTTAGGGGTGGTGTTGGGGTGGTTTTGGGGTGGTGTTAGGGTGGTTTTAGGGTGGTGTTGGGGTGGTGTTGGGGTGGTTTTAGGGGTGGTGTTGGGGCTGGTGTTGGGGTGGTGTTGGGGGTGGTTTTAGGGGTGGTGTTGGGGGTGGTGTTGGGGTGGTTTTAGGGGTGGTGTTGGGGGTGGTTTTCGGGCTGGTTTTGGGATGGTGTTGGGGCTGGTTTTAGGGGTGGTGTTGGGGGGGTGGTGTTGGGGTGGTTTTAGGGGTGGTGTTGGGGGTGGTTTTAGGGTGGTGTTGGGGGTGGTTTTAGGGGTGGTGTTGGGGTGGTTTTAGGGGTGGTGTTGGGGTGGTTTTAGGGGTGGTGTTGGGGCTGGTGTTGGGGTGGTGTTGGGGGTGGTTTTCGGGGTGGTGTTGGGGTGGTTTAGGGGTGGTGTTGGGGGTGGTTTTCAGGGTGGTGTTGGGGCTGGTGTTGGGGTGGTGTTGGGGGTGGTTTTAGGGGTGGTGTTGGGGCTGGTGTTGGGGTGGTGTTGGGGGTGGTTTTCGGGGTGGTGTTGGGGTGGTTTTAGGGTGGTGTTGGGGCTGTTTTTGGGGTGGTTTTCGGGGTGGTGTTGGGGTGGTGTTGGGCTGGTTTTGGGGTGGTGTTGGGGGTGGTTTTAGGGTGGTGTTGGGGTGGTGTTGGGGCTGTTTTTGGGGTGGTTTTTGGGGTGGTGTTGGGGTGGTTTTAGGGTCCTCTGTATGCcccgtgtgtgttagtgtgggtgcAACCCTCAGAGGTGACCAAAGTGCACAAGGGAACTGAGCACATCCAGATGGTGACAATACCACAAAAACAGAGGTGTAGGGGTTCCAGACAGACCTGTAGATGGAGGGCTGGTGGAGCATGGGTTGGGGGTGGTTTTCGGGCTGGTTTTGGGATGGTGTTGGGGCTGGATTTAGGGGTGGTGTTGGGGTGGTTTTAGGGGTGGTCTTGGGGTGGTTTTAGGGGTGGTGTTGGGGGTGGTTTTAGGGTGGTGTTGGGGGGGTGGTGTTGGGGTGGTTTTAGGGGTGGTGTTGGGGTGGTGTTGGGGCTGTTTTTGGGGTGGTTTTAGGGGTGGTGTTGGGGTGGTGTTGGGGCTGTTTTTGGGGTGGTTTTTGGGGTGGTGTTGGGGTGGTTTTATGGTCCTCTGTATGCcccgtgtgtgttagtgtgggtgcAACCCTCAGAGGTGACCAAAGTGCCCAAGGGAACTGAGCACATCCAGATGGTGACAATACCACAAAAACAGAGGTGTAGGGGTTCCAGACAGACCTGTAGATGGAGGGCTGGTGGAGCATGGGTTCCTCCAGAGCTCCTCCCTTCAGGAACTCGTAACACATGCCGTTCTGGAAGGTGCAGTAGAGTCGAGGTCCACAGCCGTGCGAGTGCAGCAGCTTCAGTATCTCCAGCTCC
The nucleotide sequence above comes from Trichomycterus rosablanca isolate fTriRos1 chromosome 8, fTriRos1.hap1, whole genome shotgun sequence. Encoded proteins:
- the LOC134319220 gene encoding protein inscuteable homolog → METPKTSRANSTPFTTPKRMHVIQVDSVQRWMDDLRHMTEVECMCVLQSKPLAMDEDSPSELIVPGSGAAGDHVTRDNLQTLLKRALVVSTELGKMFQRLEKGRWQRVHSAAVRANCHVRSLVHECGAQRGNNSQLHKYETSLLEKCTELTVITERCLHTDDEYFLKSMKEAIHQILTDVSESFSMMIDTALANEIQVLIRQVEESDDVFLIENAINNLLSLTQDGPQLCTIIAKEGAVVALLKICRQDCFSSLYAPALRTVASICCVEEGITQLEKVDGVLCLADILTDESCCTEAARAEAAAVVAQITSPHHTTTQHLSSFIESMQDIVSALIKLCETASCGEVFLLASAALANITFFDSLACEILLQLNAVHILLSACRDRQRVDTPYSKDQVVTILANLSVLEQTAPEVLQENGIERLLVLLGEKPSSSSPSEGAACERVQQKAAVTLARLSRDPDVAQAAIELQAVPRLIQLCRTPAERNSSDSVLVACLAALRRLAAACPDLIDPSDHQQLIKPRLVDSFLLCSNMEESFV
- the zgc:113516 gene encoding ethanolamine kinase 1; this encodes MEPVRTGPSDDCLHVDVFLEERSSRAGITELLRSVRPHWRPEDVQLKVFTDGITNQLLGCWAGPESGVVLVRVYGRMTELFVDRKKELEILKLLHSHGCGPRLYCTFQNGMCYEFLKGGALEEPMLHQPSIYRLVASELGRIHSIKPESSSSVEPVLWSKLTNYINLLRSCENIQELLQRDSQIPSLEVLSSEVEDLRKHLTDVGSPTVLCHNDLLTKNIIYNQDEDVVKFIDYEYADFNYQAYDIGNHFNEYAGVNNVDYSLYPSPELQIDWLTHYLRSLKVNGGTRDSGVSQGEVQRLYVEVCKFSLAGHLSWGLWALLQAKYSTIDFDFLRYAAARFCYYFQKKEEYLQMPLH